A region from the Lolium perenne isolate Kyuss_39 chromosome 4, Kyuss_2.0, whole genome shotgun sequence genome encodes:
- the LOC127323288 gene encoding kinesin-like protein KIN-12C, whose protein sequence is MEMLRRNLKRQASRSLPAFAAADDQENLHPNLAAASQPNKSSLSPSPRSKPAPPTASAPVPPPPEAADQNRAAPARAPADHEPPVKVVVRVRPAVSLPVDGKDLFFVRKTSPTSVAVGDRAFAVDGFLDDRASQEDAFHLVGLPMIDSALAGVNTSLVCYGQSGTGKTYTMWGPLAAMFDSRSNRADRGIVPRFFQHLFSQIQGKQETSPEKQTSYQCRCSFLEVFNEQINDLLDPSQRNLQIRETTGNGIHVENLTDEYVSTVEDVNQILMKGLSKRKIGTDSMNLKNSRSHVIFTCVVEAWSKDFSSNGFSSSKTSKITFVDLAGLDIDELEGNGKHFTREERHVKKSLSTLGKLVNILSEEPKPQQDDLPYRQSRLTHVLKDTLGGNSRVTFLCSISSEHRYRSDTLSTLRFGERAKLMPNKAVINEISEDDVNGLSDQIRQLKDELVRTKSGQDTTYETGYFNAQNARASLHSLRVSLNRSLILPHIEVESEDEMDVDEDDVHELRDQISKLHSSSEDTLDDFMDAESGEDSPCSKGNPKTCEHDDQVIMDDSEGALQEEVQKVYSNTDADQEQVSDMKSSLSICASPQLGPMQDPTFCSSPKIHKARKSITSPGLSPSKLSESSPGDLTVEMSRKSAVRSSLQSSKLSPTDSLAASLQRGLHIIEYHQQNPSPRKSFVGLSFDHFALNPRQSAKASSALQSLPEEHVGSVSTICSSCKKALGTNDDHSEDINSGKQIVMATGITSNDLANASRQDGTVSLTTGSKREAELEALCEEQAAKIKELTILIEQHKGAEDGQQSDRQQSLTDEDKVGELCEDSKVSLNVNEREALLDEIQNLKDQVKHLIDGSTNDSLLDQIRNGSTDQEYELDKERQKWMESESKWISLTEELRVDLESNRIHAEKTKMELCNEKKCTEELDDALQRAIYGHARIIEHYVELQEMYNDLLERHRRVMEGISEVKRAAAKAGRKGCGTAFAAALAAELSTVRIDREKERAQLKEQNRRLRIQLRDTAEAVHAAGELLVRLREAEEASTQQKEKSAAMLQENQKLKKQLEKMRKKHEMEVETMKHYLAESKLPESALEGFYRQESNVGAPEYSHAQSTCDDDQSWRAAFTTEFE, encoded by the exons ATGGAGATGCTGAGGCGGAACCTCAAGCGGCAGGCCTCGCGGTCTctccccgcgttcgccgccgccgaCGACCAGGAGAATCTCCACCCCAACCTCGCCGCCGCCTCGCAGCCCAACAAATCCTCGCTGTCGCCGTCGCCGCGCTCCAAGCCCGCCCCGCCAACCGCATCAGCGCCTGTTCCACCGCCGCCAGAGGCCGCCGACCAGAACCGCGCCGCGCCCGCTCGTGCGCCAGCCGACCACGAACCACCCGTCAAG GTCGTGGTGCGGGTGCGGCCGGCGGTCAGCCTGCCGGTGGACGGCAAGGATCTCTTCTTCGTGCGCAAGACCTCCCCGACCTCCGTAGCTGTTGGCGACCGGGCCTTCGCTGTCGACGGTTTCCTCGACGACAGGGCCTCCCAG GAGGATGCGTTCCATCTGGTGGGTCTGCCCATGATCGACAGCGCCCTTGCTGGAGTCAACACCTCACTCGTGTGTTATGGCCAG AGTGGCACAGGGAAGACATACACCATGTGGGGGCCCCTCGCTGCCATGTTCGACAGCCGCTCCAACCGCGCCGACCGCGGCATCGTGCCTCGCTTCTTCCAACACCTCTTCTCCCAAATCCAAGGC AAGCAAGAGACTTCACCCGAGAAGCAAACAAGTTACCAATGTCGCTGCTCCTTCCTAGAG GTATTTAATGAGCAGATCAATGACCTGCTGGATCCATCTCAGCGTAACCTTCAG ATAAGAGAAACGACTGGCAATGGCATCCATGTTGAGAACTTGACTGACGAGTATGTGTCAACGGTTGAAGACGTAAATCAGATCCTGATGAAG GGCCTATCAAAGAGAAAAATTGGCACTGACAGTATGAACTTAAAAAATTCACGTTCGCACGTGATATTTACATGCGTGGTTGAAGCTTGGAGTAAG GATTTCTCGTCAAATGGCTTCAGTAGTTCAAAAACTAGCAAAATTACCTTTGTTGATCTTGCTGGTCTTGATATTGATGAACTTGAGGGTAATGGCAAGCACTTTACACGAGAAGAAAGACACGTTAAGAAGTCGCTCTCAACCCTTGG AAAACTAGTCAATATTCTTTCAGAAGAGCCAAAGCCTCAGCAAGATGACTTACCCTACAGGCAGTCCCGTTTGACACATGTGCTGAAAGATACACTAGGTGGAAATTCAAGGGTTACATTTTTATGTTCTATTTCTTCAGAGCATAG ATACAGATCTGACACCTTAAGCACCCTAAGGTTTGGTGAGCGAGCAAAGCTTATGCCAAACAAGGCTGTGATAAATGAGATATCAGAAGATGATGTTAATGGATTGAGTGATCAGATCCGTCAGTTGAAG GATGAACTAGTAAGAACCAAGTCTGGACAGGACACAACTTATGAGACTGGATACTTCAATGCACAAAATGCTCGTGCAAGCTTGCACAGTCTACGAGTGAGCCTCAACCGCTCTCTAATCTTGCCTCATATAGAGGTTGAATCAGAAGATGAAATGGATGTGGATGAAGATGATGTACATGAACTGCGTGATCAAATTAGCAAGCTTCATTCTTCATCTGaagacactcttgatgactttatGGACGCAGAGAGTGGAGAGGACAGTCCTTGCTCCAAGGGAAATCCAAAAACATGTGAACATGATGATCAGGTTATCATGGATGATAGTGAAGGTGCACTTCAGGAAGAGGTTCAAAAGGTGTACAGCAATACGGATGCTGATCAAGAGCAGGTGTCTGACATGAAATCTAGTCTATCAATTTGTGCTTCCCCACAGTTAGGGCCAATGCAAGATCCAACGTTCTGCTCCTCTCCAAAGATTCACAAGGCAAGAAAGAGCATTACATCACCGGGGTTATCTCCCAGCAAGCTCAGTGAATCTAGCCCAGGAGATCTGACTGTTGAAATGTCTAGGAAGAGTGCAGTGCGTTCATCCTTACAGTCGAGCAAGCTTAGTCCCACCGACTCGCTGGCTGCAAGCCTCCAGCGGGGCCTCCACATTATCGAGTACCATCAACAGAATCCATCCCCACGAAAATCATTTGTGGGCCTATCATTTGATCATTTTGCACTGAACCCCCGTCAGTCGGCAAAAGCAAGTTCAGCTCTTCAGTCGTTACCTGAGGAGCATGTCGGTTCAGTTTCCACTATCTGTTCATCCTGCAAGAAAGCATTGGGTACAAATGACGACCATTCAGAAGACATAAACTCAGGGAAGCAGATTGTAATGGCCACTGGCATCACATCTAATGACTTAGCCAATGCTTCACGCCAG GATGGTACCGTCTCTTTGACTACTGGTTCAAAGAGAGAGGCTGAGCTTGAAGCTTTATGTGAAGAACAGGCAGCAAAGATAAAGGAGCTGACCATTTTG ATTGAGCAACATAAAGGAGCAGAAGATGGTCAACAATCAGATCGCCAACAATCACTAACTGATGAAGATAAGGTTGGTGAACTGTGTGAAGATAGCAAGGTGTCACTCAATGTGAATGAGAGGGAAGCACTTCTTGATGAAATCCAGAATTTGAAGGATCAAGTAAAACATCTCATAGATGGATCTACAAATGATAGCCTTCTAGACCAGATAAGGAATGGCAGCACGGATCAGGAATATGAGCTGGATAAAGAAAGGCAGAAATGGATGGAGTCCGAGAGCAAATGGATATCTCTCACTGAGGAGCTGAGGGTTGACCTAGAATCCAACCGGATTCACGCAGAGAAGACAAAGATGGAGCTCTGTAATGAGAAGAAGTGCACTGAAGAGCTGGATGATGCCCTCCAACGAGCCATCTATGGCCATGCCAGGATAATTGAACATTATGTTGAGCTCCAGGAGATGTACAATGATCTTCTTGAGAGGCACCGCCGAGTGATGGAAGGGATCTCAGAGGTGAAGAGGGCAGCTGCCAAAGCAGGCAGGAAGGGCTGCGGGACCGCTTTCGCTGCTGCCCTCGCTGCAGAGCTTTCCACCGTGAGGATTGACCGAGAGAAGGAGAGGGCACAACTGAAAGAACAGAACAGGAGGCTCCGCATTCAGCTCCGCGACACTGCTGAGGCAGTGCATGCAGCTGGAGAGCTACTAGTGAGATTGAGAGAAGCAGAGGAGGCATCAACACAACAAAAG GAGAAGAGTGCGGCCATGCTGCAGGAGAACCAGAAGCTTAAGAAGCAGCTGGAAAAGATGAGGAAGAAGCACGAAATGGAGGTGGAGACGATGAAGCACTACCTTGCAGAGAGCAAGCTACCGGAGTCAGCACTGGAGGGATTCTACCGCCAGGAGAGCAACGTCGGCGCACCAGAGTACAGCCATGCTCAGTCCACCTGCGACGATGATCAGTCTTGGCGGGCTGCTTTTACAACTGAATTCGAATGA